One window from the genome of Bdellovibrio sp. NC01 encodes:
- a CDS encoding ankyrin repeat domain-containing protein yields MNKKIAVIVSLSLALVAQSACASTSKKEAATTPLMTASAEGNVKTLEALLKSKVAVDAKDQKGFTALMLAASNGHQAATKLLLANKANINEQNDDGEMPLYFALINEHPEVAIDLINSGANIQDVNGEGESALLIATTANQNDVMALLIKKDKSLVNKASSSSTTPLMEAARFGTEKTINMLLKAGADKKAKNQNGKTALDIAIKAQNDAAIKILKK; encoded by the coding sequence ATGAATAAAAAAATCGCAGTCATCGTTTCTTTGTCCCTGGCTTTAGTTGCACAATCTGCTTGTGCTAGCACAAGCAAGAAAGAAGCTGCGACGACTCCCCTAATGACTGCTTCGGCAGAGGGGAATGTTAAGACCTTAGAAGCTCTTTTGAAGTCTAAGGTTGCAGTAGACGCGAAAGACCAAAAAGGTTTCACCGCTTTGATGCTTGCCGCTTCAAACGGTCACCAAGCAGCTACGAAGTTGTTGTTGGCTAACAAAGCAAACATCAACGAGCAAAATGATGATGGCGAAATGCCTTTGTACTTTGCTTTGATTAACGAACATCCTGAAGTGGCGATTGATTTGATTAACTCAGGCGCCAACATTCAAGATGTAAACGGCGAAGGTGAATCGGCATTGTTGATAGCAACAACTGCGAATCAAAATGATGTGATGGCTTTGTTGATTAAAAAAGACAAGTCGCTTGTGAACAAAGCAAGCTCTTCAAGCACGACTCCTTTGATGGAGGCTGCACGCTTCGGAACTGAAAAGACGATCAACATGCTGCTAAAAGCAGGTGCGGATAAGAAAGCGAAAAACCAAAACGGTAAAACAGCTTTGGATATCGCAATCAAAGCTCAGAACGATGCTGCTATCAAAATCTTGAAAAAGTAA
- a CDS encoding alpha/beta fold hydrolase yields the protein MSYLANFHHQFYGPENGRKWIFIHGLMGFGQNWRRIISGLEQTERCLAYDQRGHGRSFKPETGYSPEDYADDLKKIVDELGWKKFILVGHSMGGRNVLVFAAKYPQYVEKLVIEDIGPEAAANASEYYEYLLNLAPTPFPNRDEARRFFAEDFVQNAKTRENVEVMSKFFYSNMEEQPDGTLDWRFSKNAIIESVKAGRNIDRWQEVKALKMPTLLIRGEHSKELSHETYQEMLASNPLIKGVEIAGAGHWVHSDQVQAFVQALKSFVGDFPASEK from the coding sequence ATGTCATATCTAGCAAACTTCCATCACCAGTTCTATGGTCCTGAAAATGGCCGAAAATGGATCTTTATTCACGGGCTTATGGGTTTCGGGCAAAACTGGCGCCGAATTATTTCAGGCTTAGAGCAAACTGAACGCTGCCTTGCTTACGATCAAAGAGGTCATGGCCGCTCGTTTAAACCAGAGACAGGTTACTCGCCAGAGGATTATGCCGATGATCTTAAGAAAATCGTGGATGAGCTTGGTTGGAAAAAGTTCATCTTGGTTGGTCACTCCATGGGGGGCCGAAATGTTTTGGTTTTTGCTGCCAAGTACCCGCAGTATGTTGAAAAATTGGTGATCGAGGACATCGGGCCCGAAGCTGCCGCTAACGCATCTGAGTATTACGAGTATTTGTTGAACTTGGCGCCAACGCCATTCCCGAATCGTGATGAAGCCCGTCGCTTCTTTGCGGAAGATTTCGTGCAAAATGCCAAGACCCGAGAAAACGTCGAAGTCATGTCGAAGTTCTTTTATAGCAATATGGAAGAACAGCCAGATGGCACATTGGATTGGCGTTTTTCGAAAAATGCGATCATCGAGTCTGTGAAAGCGGGTCGCAACATCGACCGTTGGCAAGAGGTGAAGGCCCTGAAAATGCCGACCCTGTTGATTCGCGGGGAGCATTCGAAAGAGCTCAGCCATGAGACTTATCAGGAAATGTTAGCTAGCAACCCTTTGATTAAGGGCGTCGAAATCGCAGGTGCGGGCCACTGGGTCCATTCAGATCAAGTTCAGGCCTTTGTACAGGCGCTTAAGAGCTTTGTTGGTGACTTTCCGGCCTCTGAAAAGTAG
- a CDS encoding DEAD/DEAH box helicase — protein MKFAELNLEPSLASAIEKLGFSDCTPIQEQAIPHILDGKDVAGLAQTGTGKTAAFVLPLMERILRARPAPGDVTDEQKEIIEKRAFKDWKPQNFILILVPTRELAEQVQDNIIKLSVDSGLKGFAIYGGTGYDKQKEALKNGVEFIVATPGRLIDLYKEHLVDLKQVRAVVFDEADRMFDMGFKDDMKYILQRIPRERQLLVFSATLNFDVLNTVYQFGSEPVEINISRDQAKAENVKDQIFHVGSEEKPQHLLSLLKLHNPKQAIIFTNFKLNVEKITKFLVDNGVPAMAISSLLTQAQRNRVIEQFKAENHLNILVATDVAARGLDIKGVDLVINYELPMDSESYVHRIGRTGRAGTTGQAFSLVGDKDIESLARIEEYLKHKIEVGYLENEQLLQEFKPFPSHFDGHYPKSLDRGDRGPRREGGGDRGPRKGGDRGPRREGGRDNRGPRDNNRGPRGERPERGEHKNAQGQGGGQNPQGQRNDNRGPRPEHKHSGPRPQGQGGQRRHDNRGGQGQGQNQNRRHDNRKGGYVPKKAPAAPKSVGQKIAGFFKKLFS, from the coding sequence TTGAAATTCGCAGAGTTAAATTTAGAACCGAGTTTGGCGTCAGCAATCGAGAAATTGGGTTTCTCTGATTGCACACCGATTCAAGAGCAAGCCATCCCTCATATCCTTGATGGCAAAGACGTCGCCGGCCTAGCACAAACTGGTACAGGAAAAACAGCAGCCTTCGTTCTTCCTTTGATGGAGCGCATTTTGCGCGCTCGCCCAGCACCAGGTGACGTGACAGACGAACAAAAAGAGATCATCGAAAAACGCGCTTTCAAAGATTGGAAACCACAAAACTTTATTTTGATTTTGGTTCCAACTCGCGAGCTTGCAGAACAAGTTCAAGATAACATCATCAAATTGAGCGTTGATTCTGGTCTTAAAGGTTTCGCGATCTACGGCGGCACAGGCTACGACAAACAAAAAGAAGCATTGAAAAATGGCGTAGAGTTCATCGTTGCAACTCCAGGTCGTTTGATCGATTTGTACAAAGAGCACCTTGTTGATTTGAAACAAGTTCGCGCAGTTGTTTTCGACGAAGCCGATCGCATGTTCGATATGGGCTTCAAAGACGACATGAAGTACATCTTGCAAAGAATCCCACGCGAGCGTCAGCTTTTGGTTTTCTCTGCAACATTGAACTTCGACGTGTTGAACACAGTTTACCAATTTGGTTCAGAGCCAGTTGAAATCAACATCAGCCGTGACCAAGCCAAAGCAGAAAACGTGAAAGACCAAATCTTCCACGTGGGCAGCGAGGAAAAACCTCAGCACTTGTTGTCACTGTTGAAGTTGCACAATCCAAAACAAGCGATCATCTTCACAAACTTCAAATTGAATGTTGAGAAGATCACGAAGTTCTTGGTTGATAATGGTGTGCCGGCAATGGCGATCTCAAGCTTGTTAACTCAAGCACAACGCAATCGCGTGATTGAGCAATTCAAAGCTGAAAATCATTTGAACATTCTAGTAGCAACAGACGTTGCAGCTCGTGGTTTGGACATCAAAGGTGTGGACCTTGTGATCAACTACGAACTTCCAATGGACAGCGAATCTTACGTTCACCGTATCGGTCGTACAGGCCGTGCAGGAACAACAGGCCAAGCGTTTTCATTGGTTGGCGATAAAGACATCGAGTCTTTGGCACGCATTGAAGAATATTTGAAACACAAAATTGAAGTGGGCTATTTGGAAAACGAACAGCTTCTTCAAGAATTCAAACCGTTCCCTTCTCACTTCGATGGTCACTATCCAAAATCATTGGATCGTGGTGATCGTGGTCCACGCCGTGAAGGTGGTGGCGACCGTGGCCCTCGTAAGGGTGGCGATCGCGGACCTCGTCGTGAAGGCGGCCGTGATAATCGTGGACCTCGTGATAACAACAGAGGCCCTCGTGGTGAACGTCCTGAACGTGGCGAGCATAAAAATGCTCAAGGCCAAGGTGGTGGACAAAATCCACAAGGTCAACGCAATGACAACCGTGGTCCTCGTCCAGAGCACAAGCACAGCGGACCACGTCCTCAAGGTCAAGGCGGTCAAAGACGTCATGACAATCGTGGTGGTCAAGGCCAAGGCCAAAACCAAAACAGAAGACACGATAACCGCAAAGGTGGTTACGTACCTAAGAAAGCTCCAGCAGCACCAAAATCTGTGGGACAAAAAATCGCGGGATTCTTCAAAAAATTGTTCTCTTAA
- a CDS encoding poly(A) polymerase translates to MSPTQKPQLHEDWIDSFALRIVKNLQESGFETYLVGGCVRDLLVGIHPKDFDIATSALPNQVRKKVSNAYVIGRRFKLVLVKRGDQQFEVATFRRNVTTEELATLNEGETVEGDNYFGTCEEDAKRRDFTANAVFYDPVKHKLLDFCGGIQDINDRVLRMIGDPKERFIEDPIRILRAIRLSHKLHFSIESTMRAAIAECSPELKKAVLPRRREEWLKFLRLKEPHLAFMELFDLHILEQILPGLHSVFVDPTKMEIFEMHLARINQAGIDKQDPTELFAAFMFAFMKAQYGEEPWTNAAVYDDPKLAYFMREEMGIFKQEAAVLMKAMHLMAGLRKIDLYSRKGERRQMAFVMNDCFGLALKLSIMDYSLSGSEIHYWLQQIEKYSGAQPAPTH, encoded by the coding sequence ATGAGTCCAACACAGAAGCCACAGCTACACGAAGACTGGATTGATTCCTTTGCCCTTCGAATCGTAAAAAACCTCCAAGAATCTGGTTTCGAAACCTATTTGGTGGGCGGCTGCGTGCGCGACTTGCTTGTTGGTATTCATCCTAAAGACTTCGACATCGCGACCAGTGCTCTTCCAAATCAAGTTCGCAAAAAAGTTTCGAATGCTTACGTGATCGGCCGCCGCTTTAAACTGGTATTGGTTAAACGTGGCGATCAGCAATTTGAAGTAGCAACTTTCCGTCGTAACGTTACAACTGAAGAACTTGCGACTTTGAACGAAGGCGAAACTGTTGAAGGCGATAACTACTTCGGCACTTGCGAAGAAGATGCGAAACGCCGCGACTTCACAGCTAACGCTGTTTTCTATGATCCTGTAAAACACAAACTTCTGGATTTCTGCGGTGGTATTCAAGATATCAACGACCGTGTTTTACGTATGATCGGCGACCCCAAAGAGCGCTTCATCGAAGATCCGATTCGTATTTTGCGTGCGATTCGTCTTTCCCATAAATTGCATTTCTCGATTGAATCGACAATGCGTGCAGCGATTGCCGAATGCAGTCCTGAATTGAAGAAAGCCGTTTTGCCTCGTCGCCGTGAAGAGTGGTTGAAGTTCTTGCGTTTGAAAGAACCGCACTTGGCCTTCATGGAGCTTTTTGATTTGCATATCTTGGAGCAAATCTTGCCGGGCCTTCACTCTGTATTCGTTGATCCGACAAAAATGGAAATTTTTGAAATGCACTTGGCGCGTATCAATCAAGCCGGCATCGACAAACAAGATCCAACGGAATTGTTTGCAGCCTTCATGTTTGCGTTTATGAAAGCGCAATACGGTGAAGAGCCTTGGACGAATGCTGCGGTTTACGATGATCCAAAACTTGCGTATTTCATGCGTGAAGAGATGGGCATCTTTAAACAAGAAGCAGCCGTATTGATGAAAGCGATGCACTTGATGGCGGGTCTTCGCAAGATTGATCTTTACTCTCGTAAAGGTGAACGCCGTCAAATGGCTTTCGTGATGAACGATTGCTTTGGTTTGGCTTTGAAACTTTCGATCATGGATTACTCTTTGTCTGGTAGCGAGATTCACTACTGGCTTCAACAAATCGAAAAATACTCTGGCGCGCAACCCGCTCCAACTCACTAG
- a CDS encoding D-alanyl-D-alanine carboxypeptidase: protein MISRKLVYVASLSLGLSLLASTAMAKVEMNAMCFMKQSESTAHAFNPTKEEIADSSILKKNPTNVTDADVDAKFRIASLSKVITTDWAIAKLGPEYRFKTKIYVTPGTKAGNCNLHIEGDMDPYMGREMLTRIFTQLKPKLTAQSCKYIETFSYDQYFPVYLDAMKHQTNHDLGWEDPARYFNSTKTKNDLAAFLKVKSGLKGDFSNIGVVTKDRYQEYLKGVPSKVYSVKSRPLFMIAKDMNKYSYNYPPNVLFEKLGGAEAYKKFAADRLKLDGEDVEMYNGSGYPAMIDGKKMYNLVSCSALVHIMQDLDKTLEAYKGTRKFQMADVMAVGGPGESYSTFKGLYAGGTYDNTMVAKTGSADKAITFGGMLSTADGDMYFAVLTSPETYGGADTTKARVIIRELVQTLAERQKLKKFEYKQIGDMNATDDQSTLVEEPKQTPAGSLK, encoded by the coding sequence ATGATTTCACGTAAGTTGGTATATGTTGCTTCCCTTTCTTTGGGTTTGAGCTTGTTAGCGTCTACCGCTATGGCCAAGGTAGAAATGAATGCTATGTGTTTCATGAAACAAAGTGAAAGCACTGCGCACGCATTCAATCCCACAAAAGAAGAGATCGCCGACAGTTCGATTCTGAAAAAGAATCCTACGAACGTTACTGATGCAGACGTCGATGCGAAATTCCGTATCGCCTCTTTATCTAAAGTCATCACGACTGATTGGGCTATTGCGAAGTTGGGACCTGAATACCGCTTCAAAACGAAGATTTATGTTACGCCAGGAACGAAGGCAGGTAATTGCAATCTGCATATCGAAGGTGACATGGATCCTTATATGGGTCGCGAGATGCTTACGCGCATCTTCACTCAGCTTAAACCAAAATTGACGGCACAAAGCTGTAAGTACATCGAGACATTCTCGTACGATCAGTACTTCCCTGTTTATTTGGATGCGATGAAACATCAAACGAATCATGATTTGGGTTGGGAAGATCCAGCTCGTTACTTCAATTCAACGAAAACTAAAAACGATCTTGCGGCGTTCTTGAAAGTGAAATCAGGTCTTAAAGGTGATTTCTCTAACATCGGCGTTGTGACGAAAGATCGTTACCAAGAATATTTAAAGGGTGTTCCTTCAAAAGTTTACTCTGTTAAATCTCGTCCGTTGTTCATGATCGCAAAAGATATGAATAAGTATTCTTACAACTACCCACCGAATGTTCTTTTCGAAAAATTGGGTGGCGCTGAAGCTTATAAGAAATTTGCTGCGGATCGCTTGAAATTGGATGGCGAGGACGTTGAGATGTACAACGGTTCTGGTTACCCAGCGATGATCGACGGTAAAAAAATGTACAACCTTGTATCATGCAGTGCCCTTGTGCATATCATGCAAGACTTGGATAAAACGCTTGAGGCTTACAAAGGGACTCGCAAGTTCCAAATGGCAGACGTGATGGCTGTTGGTGGTCCAGGCGAATCTTACTCGACGTTCAAAGGTTTGTACGCCGGTGGTACTTACGACAATACAATGGTTGCTAAAACAGGTTCTGCTGACAAAGCGATTACTTTCGGTGGTATGCTTTCAACTGCAGATGGCGACATGTACTTCGCAGTTTTGACAAGCCCCGAAACATACGGTGGCGCGGATACGACGAAGGCGCGTGTAATCATCCGTGAATTGGTTCAGACTTTGGCTGAAAGACAAAAACTGAAGAAGTTTGAATACAAACAAATTGGCGATATGAATGCGACTGACGATCAATCGACGTTAGTTGAAGAACCAAAACAAACACCAGCAGGAAGTTTGAAATAG
- a CDS encoding CidA/LrgA family protein — protein sequence MLLALFILLSFQFLGEGTVRLFHLFIPGPVLGMVYFFVALLLWRPLKGHVDDLTKFITTHLSLFYIPAGVGMIEYFDLFGKYGVGMVITIIVSTFITIIATALIFQWLLRITKSGESHD from the coding sequence ATGCTTTTGGCCCTATTTATACTGCTGAGCTTTCAATTCCTAGGAGAAGGGACCGTGCGCCTCTTCCACCTGTTTATTCCTGGCCCCGTTTTAGGAATGGTGTACTTCTTCGTGGCGTTACTTTTATGGAGACCTCTAAAAGGACATGTCGATGATTTAACGAAGTTCATCACGACGCATCTGTCTTTGTTCTATATTCCTGCTGGGGTGGGGATGATCGAGTACTTCGATCTGTTTGGAAAATACGGCGTGGGCATGGTGATCACTATTATAGTCAGCACCTTCATCACTATCATCGCGACGGCGCTGATATTTCAGTGGCTGCTTCGTATAACAAAAAGCGGTGAAAGCCATGATTGA